Below is a window of Malania oleifera isolate guangnan ecotype guangnan chromosome 1, ASM2987363v1, whole genome shotgun sequence DNA.
TGTAAAGAAAGGTACTCATTGTGAGGTTAGTAGCAACATATGCAATGGGGTTTCTGCGAACAATGGTGCTAGCCGTCTCTTTTGCTGTAAGAGTCATTGCCGGAATGTCTTGCGAGATAGAAACAACTGTGGGATATGCGGACACAAGTGTCGTTTTGGTCAACTTTGTTGTGGTGGCAAATGCATCAATGTTGGTTTCAACGATCTTCATTGTGGCAAGTGCAACAAAACTTGTGGCTTGGGAGTTAAATGTGAGAACGGTTCATGCGGATATGCATCTTGAATCAACCCAAAGAATTACTATGTAGGAGCTAGGAGTCCATGCATAGAGATTTAATTTCAttgtcttgatttttaaattatttttttcttttgtaattttAACGGTATGATGTTTGTCACACCCTAATTACTTCAGTGAACATATTGATTAGTTGAATTGTTGTATTGATTAGGGAAATAAGTGAAATGTATATGCATGaagatttataattattttaagtaataaaataatcataagcATTTATAAATTTCTATGTTCTTCTATCTTGgtttccttttttatttatttttaccttGAAAATAGAGTTCCTAAATTTAGTTTGGTGGTGATTTTCTTTTATGATTGATGTGCTTAATATTATAAGGAGAGTGTATGTACAAAGCTCTTTTactttagaaaataataataaaaaaataattattaggTATATTGTTTGTTTCAAATTGCTTAAATAAGTGGAATTTTTATGAAGCTGCCCGCATTTTGGATCAACACCCAAACAACGAAAGAAAAAAACTAGGTCATTATGCAATGAATAACCATTTCTTTTAAAAGGCTAAGAAACTTACTATTTAGAAAAACTAAACAAAGGAAGAATATAGAAATAGGAGcaaatgctaaaaatattttattgagaaggAGCAATAAATTTAGCCGGTAAAAGAGAATTCAAAAAAATGTTACTTTATCTTGAGCCTAGAGAGATACAATTGTTGTTTCCAATTTTATGATTTCAGAGATTCAGTTGTTTGTTTTCTTTCATGTTTCATGAATAGTAGATGTTGGGTAAGGTGCATGTTTATTTATGATATGCCTAGTTGTAAAATAGTTTCTTACTTTCTTCCTTAGGTTTCAATTTTCATGGCACCCAAATGGCCAATTTGTTTTGTTTGTAGACTCTATCTATCTATGTCTGCCTGTCAGCAATTCCATTGCAAGGGTCAAGTTTGTGGGCTTTGAAATATGGGGACTTTTGGTCTTGCTCAATTAAGACCTAGCTTTGtgtgagtttaattaaataagagcAATAGGGAGGTGTCTATCATGTGCCTAGGCCAGGACCACTTCTCTACTCCAAATATTCAACTCCACATTTGCTTTGGTAGGAGTAGTCCATCGACTACTCCACAAAATGACTCACTAATCATTACACAGTATTACATGTTATAATAAACAAGGTAGCATGCAAACGCACCATTGAGTTTAAGGCTTTTAAGTTCTTGCTATGATAAATTAGTAAATTACATTCCAATTCAATATCTTCATGACATGGGAGGAATTGAGGGTGTAGACACCttatttttacccaggcccaatatatgtattactattattattattattatttttattattattattattattattattattttatttattattattattattattattattaattttcactaatcttattattattattattattattattattatagaattattattattattattatttttatttctatttatattgtgtattattattattattattatttatttttcattagaattattattattttattattattattactattattattattattattattattattttattattattacttttatttttatttttatttctatttatattgtgtattattattattattattattattattattattattatttatttatctttgttattactatcattattattattttaataaatatcattattttcaccttattattattattattattaccatattaataattattctcataaatattatttccaaaagaaaaaaataccataaactaaaaaggaaaggggagatttagggtttctaatttttgctcATAAATAGGCTTTTCTTCCCTTCAAAGAGAGGACAGCCGGGGCTGCGCACAAGAGTAAAAAAATTCTgtctttccttttcttcttgcTCTCTTTCATACACCCGGCGCTGCACCGCCACAGCCACAGCCGGAGAAATAAAAAAtccttgcttcttcttcttctgcttcccAACCTCCAGAA
It encodes the following:
- the LOC131149121 gene encoding protein GRIM REAPER-like, with amino-acid sequence MAATLIQLTTILFTLTLPLTFLASPSPMASFIAEDAEDYEEYVIDTPFHSTGSLRGRLLASVVKKGTHCEVSSNICNGVSANNGASRLFCCKSHCRNVLRDRNNCGICGHKCRFGQLCCGGKCINVGFNDLHCGKCNKTCGLGVKCENGSCGYAS